A window from Marinagarivorans cellulosilyticus encodes these proteins:
- a CDS encoding 5-methyltetrahydrofolate--homocysteine methyltransferase: MPPFFIKQLALSLTASAVIMALTGCGDANTTINEKASITANDDHDEHEHEGHDNHNHGGESEGRLLIINSDDSEADIYDLADGDLITTLALDAVPSAVYASAGYRLAALIERNNDKVGFIDGGLWQVAHNDHFDLITTMPSLSNFSLTGSRPTHFVPHEGQVALFLDGNTDTGSNASIQVFDDHVIEGLEAPLTIALTMPQHGVAEPRGEHVLASLRRDDTVSSSNNFNLPDQVGVYHLHDGEYILEQTLDVNCPDLHGAAQNENHIVFGCSDGVLLVTDNGNDTYSAQKLLNTEDVADGLRIGSLWGNPESGQFIAKASAHSGSTAQFFMIDPTEMEMELIDWQPMPGAQSVASQFSFEAEHFVILDDQGYLTTIEPHLDGDHTHWEYGERLDITDADVSTLSEGMKFSMTLAQNEHTVYIADPLEQHVRIIDLELLQVVSDLELDYIPAMITWLGIGESHDH; the protein is encoded by the coding sequence TGATGCAAATACAACAATTAATGAAAAAGCATCGATTACAGCTAATGATGATCACGACGAGCATGAGCATGAAGGCCATGACAATCATAATCACGGAGGAGAATCCGAAGGGCGATTATTAATAATAAACAGTGATGATTCTGAAGCCGACATCTACGATTTGGCTGATGGCGACCTCATCACAACACTCGCTTTGGATGCAGTACCTAGCGCGGTTTATGCCTCTGCGGGTTATCGACTTGCGGCACTCATCGAGCGCAACAACGACAAAGTCGGCTTTATTGATGGTGGTTTGTGGCAAGTCGCCCACAACGACCACTTCGATTTAATAACTACGATGCCCAGCCTATCTAACTTCAGTTTAACCGGCAGTCGGCCTACGCACTTTGTGCCTCACGAAGGCCAAGTTGCGCTATTTTTAGACGGCAATACAGATACTGGATCAAATGCCAGCATTCAAGTGTTTGATGATCATGTAATTGAAGGGCTAGAAGCGCCTCTCACTATTGCACTCACCATGCCGCAGCACGGTGTTGCTGAACCTCGAGGCGAGCACGTGTTGGCAAGCCTTCGCCGTGACGATACCGTTTCTAGCTCCAATAATTTTAACCTACCAGATCAGGTCGGCGTCTATCATCTGCATGACGGCGAATATATTCTAGAGCAAACTTTAGATGTTAACTGCCCCGACCTGCACGGTGCTGCACAAAACGAAAACCATATTGTATTCGGTTGTAGTGATGGCGTATTGCTCGTTACCGATAATGGAAATGATACATACAGCGCGCAAAAACTGTTAAATACAGAAGATGTTGCCGACGGATTGCGCATAGGCAGCCTATGGGGCAACCCCGAAAGCGGTCAATTTATTGCCAAAGCTAGCGCGCATTCGGGCAGTACAGCGCAATTTTTTATGATTGACCCTACCGAAATGGAAATGGAGCTTATCGACTGGCAGCCAATGCCGGGAGCACAATCAGTTGCGAGCCAGTTTTCTTTTGAAGCGGAGCACTTTGTTATTTTGGACGACCAAGGCTACCTAACCACCATAGAGCCTCACCTTGATGGTGATCACACGCACTGGGAGTATGGCGAGCGACTAGATATTACCGATGCAGATGTCAGCACTTTGAGCGAAGGCATGAAATTTTCTATGACGCTCGCCCAAAATGAACACACAGTCTATATTGCCGACCCACTAGAGCAGCATGTACGAATCATCGACTTAGAACTATTGCAAGTCGTCAGCGATCTTGAACTTGACTACATCCCCGCCATGATTACTTGGCTTGGTATTGGCGAGAGTCATGATCATTAA